A single Chryseobacterium sp. DNA region contains:
- a CDS encoding MgtC/SapB family protein — protein sequence MDFLQDHYTVKNELLLILISVLLGLMIGAEREYRNKSAGLRTFILVCFGACLFTILSIKIGVANPDRLAANIITGIGFLGAGVIFKGDNKIEGITTATTIWATASIGMAVGSGYVYLSLLGTILVLLILSSLTYLQNFIDNYHKIREYKIAVAGSEDVKHCEAIFKGHHVKYQMIKQQYTQGNLAVTWRLTGKNEHHEEVIKCLMEDAKIIAYQF from the coding sequence ATGGATTTTCTTCAGGATCATTATACCGTTAAAAATGAACTCTTACTGATTCTTATTTCCGTCCTGCTGGGACTGATGATTGGTGCTGAACGGGAGTACCGCAATAAATCTGCGGGTCTTCGTACTTTTATTTTAGTTTGTTTCGGGGCCTGTCTCTTTACCATCCTTTCCATTAAAATAGGAGTTGCCAATCCGGACCGTCTTGCTGCGAATATCATTACCGGAATTGGTTTTTTGGGAGCAGGAGTGATTTTCAAGGGAGATAATAAAATAGAAGGAATTACTACAGCGACTACAATCTGGGCAACAGCTTCCATAGGAATGGCTGTAGGTTCCGGCTATGTCTACCTGTCACTACTGGGAACCATTCTGGTACTTTTGATCCTAAGCTCTCTTACGTATCTCCAAAACTTTATAGACAACTATCATAAAATCAGGGAATACAAAATTGCGGTAGCGGGTTCAGAGGATGTAAAGCACTGTGAGGCTATCTTTAAAGGGCATCATGTAAAATATCAGATGATCAAACAGCAGTATACGCAGGGGAATCTAGCCGTTACATGGAGGCTGACAGGAAAAAATGAGCATCATGAAGAAGTCATTAAATGCCTTATGGAGGATGCTAAAATTATAGCGTACCAATTTTAG
- a CDS encoding copper resistance protein NlpE N-terminal domain-containing protein, whose protein sequence is MMKDKMLILGIGAALFMISCSQKEKTAEATGSATDSAAVQPASDSTSHSVTNIMADTSENALDWNGTYEAIVPCADCPGIRTLLTLNNDKTFSITEEYIDRNSKNQDKGSFEWDTTGSIITLKGKTANYKYKVGENMLVQLDMDGKEISGPNKDLYIFKKK, encoded by the coding sequence ATGATGAAAGACAAAATGCTTATCCTGGGAATTGGGGCAGCACTATTCATGATTTCTTGTTCTCAAAAAGAAAAGACAGCTGAAGCAACGGGTTCTGCTACAGATTCCGCGGCTGTTCAACCGGCCTCTGACAGTACCTCGCATTCTGTAACAAATATTATGGCTGACACTTCTGAAAATGCCTTGGATTGGAACGGCACGTATGAAGCTATAGTTCCATGTGCCGACTGTCCCGGAATCAGGACTTTACTCACATTGAACAATGACAAAACCTTCAGCATTACGGAAGAATACATTGACAGAAATTCAAAAAACCAGGATAAAGGATCTTTTGAATGGGATACTACAGGAAGTATCATTACATTAAAAGGTAAAACAGCCAATTATAAATATAAGGTAGGCGAAAATATGCTCGTACAATTAGATATGGACGGGAAAGAAATTAGCGGTCCTAACAAGGATTTATATATATTCAAGAAAAAATAA